In a genomic window of Nesterenkonia halotolerans:
- a CDS encoding tyrosine recombinase XerC: MATSSAKTANTERTEPAQSPLITEFLKHLQHERGLSPQTIRAYRSDLRQLDAQCGPLERLGLSDIRRWLGDMHQAGLSRSTLNRKTASVRAFTSWAHRRGHLSEDPSVRLRTARRSTHLPDVLQHQHMDQLTAGLADQAAESASAQPLDPVEHAMHLRDAAMVELLYATGMRVAELSGLELASFETGRRMVRLLGKGNKERIVPYGVPAETAMRQWWETGRPVLATASSATACFLGRRGARIDVRTVRRVVDQQLGRLGTTAARGPHALRHTAATHLLEGGADLRTVQELLGHASLSTTQLYTHVTIDSLRDAYGQAHPRA; this comes from the coding sequence ATGGCCACCTCCTCGGCGAAGACTGCGAACACCGAGCGCACCGAACCCGCTCAGTCACCGCTGATCACGGAGTTCCTCAAACACCTGCAGCACGAACGGGGCCTGTCCCCGCAGACCATTCGGGCCTACCGCAGCGATCTCCGCCAGCTGGACGCGCAGTGCGGTCCTCTGGAGCGCCTAGGGCTGAGCGATATACGACGCTGGTTGGGCGACATGCACCAGGCCGGACTCTCCCGCAGCACGCTCAACCGCAAGACCGCCTCGGTGCGAGCATTCACCTCCTGGGCCCACCGGAGGGGACATCTGAGCGAGGATCCCTCCGTCCGACTGCGGACCGCCCGACGCAGCACCCATTTGCCCGATGTGCTCCAGCACCAGCACATGGACCAGCTCACGGCCGGTCTGGCCGACCAGGCAGCGGAGAGCGCGTCCGCCCAGCCGCTGGACCCGGTGGAGCACGCGATGCATCTGCGGGACGCCGCGATGGTGGAGCTGCTCTACGCCACCGGTATGCGCGTCGCTGAGCTGTCTGGCCTGGAACTGGCCTCCTTCGAGACGGGGCGGCGCATGGTGCGGCTGCTGGGCAAGGGGAACAAGGAGCGCATCGTGCCCTACGGGGTGCCGGCAGAGACCGCCATGCGGCAGTGGTGGGAGACGGGACGCCCGGTCCTGGCGACTGCGAGCTCTGCGACCGCCTGCTTCCTCGGCCGGCGCGGTGCACGCATCGACGTTCGAACCGTGCGACGCGTCGTCGATCAGCAGCTGGGGCGGTTGGGCACCACTGCGGCCAGGGGACCGCACGCCCTGCGACACACCGCGGCCACGCATCTGCTGGAGGGAGGAGCGGACCTGCGCACCGTCCAGGAGCTGCTGGGCCACGCGTCCCTGAGCACCACGCAGCTCTACACCCATGTCACGATCGACTCGCTCCGCGATGCCTATGGACAGGCCCATCCCCGCGCCTGA
- a CDS encoding DUF3145 domain-containing protein, translating into MSGNTARGVLHIHSAPAALCPHVEWAVSSAVDSRVEFTWQPQPAAPGDFRSELSWEGPAGLGATLASALRAVNHLRFEVTEDPSPGCDGGRWSHTPELGIFHATTDVHGNIVVSEDRIRYAYEMGAGDPSVVYQELSLALGEAWDEELETFRHAAEGAPVRWLHQVVG; encoded by the coding sequence ATGTCTGGAAATACGGCCCGAGGTGTCCTGCACATCCATTCGGCGCCTGCCGCGCTCTGCCCGCATGTCGAATGGGCAGTGTCCTCGGCAGTCGATTCTCGAGTGGAGTTCACGTGGCAGCCTCAGCCCGCCGCGCCCGGCGACTTTCGCTCGGAACTCTCCTGGGAGGGTCCTGCGGGTCTGGGCGCCACCCTCGCCTCGGCACTGCGCGCCGTGAACCACCTTCGCTTCGAGGTCACCGAGGACCCCTCGCCGGGCTGCGACGGTGGGCGCTGGTCGCACACCCCTGAGCTTGGCATCTTCCATGCCACCACGGATGTGCATGGCAACATCGTGGTCTCAGAAGACCGGATCCGCTATGCCTACGAAATGGGCGCAGGAGATCCCTCGGTGGTCTACCAGGAGCTCTCCCTGGCCCTCGGCGAAGCCTGGGACGAGGAGCTTGAGACCTTCCGACATGCAGCAGAGGGCGCACCCGTGCGCTGGCTGCACCAGGTGGTCGGCTGA
- the fabF gene encoding beta-ketoacyl-ACP synthase II: protein MTRRLVITGLGATTPIGGDVDTLWANALAGTPGAKTLEHEWVEKYELPVTFAGEVSVEPAEVLSKPETRRMDRSTQLGMVAARQAWADAGLLRPKDEGYDLDPERVAVSFATGIGGVWTLLDSWDTLRERGPRRVMPMTVPMLMPNGAAGAISLDLGAQGGARTAVSACASGVEALDVALEMLRKGDVDVVLAGGTEAAIHPLPMAAFASLQALSKRNDDPAAASRPYDRDRDGFVMGEGAGALVVETEEHAQARGAKIYAELAGAAVTSDAHHITAPDPEALGASRALRRALESAGAELSDVTHVNAHATSTPVGDKPEYYALKSVFGDHLENICVSATKSQTGHLLGAAGAVESVLTVKALRERRAPVTINLDHQDPEMPLDVVTGTPRELGDKQQVALCNSFGFGGHNAVAAFRTY from the coding sequence ATGACACGTCGTCTCGTCATCACCGGTCTCGGCGCCACCACTCCCATCGGCGGCGACGTGGACACCCTCTGGGCGAACGCCCTCGCCGGGACCCCCGGCGCCAAGACTCTTGAGCACGAGTGGGTCGAGAAGTACGAGCTTCCGGTGACCTTCGCCGGTGAGGTCAGCGTCGAGCCGGCCGAGGTGCTGTCGAAGCCAGAGACTCGACGCATGGACCGCTCCACCCAGCTGGGCATGGTCGCCGCGCGACAGGCCTGGGCCGACGCCGGTCTCCTCCGTCCCAAGGACGAAGGATATGACCTGGATCCCGAGCGCGTCGCGGTCTCCTTCGCCACCGGCATCGGTGGCGTCTGGACCCTGCTGGACAGCTGGGACACCCTGCGCGAGCGCGGACCGCGTCGCGTCATGCCGATGACGGTGCCGATGCTGATGCCCAATGGCGCCGCCGGGGCGATCAGCCTGGACCTCGGAGCGCAGGGAGGCGCCCGGACAGCAGTCTCTGCCTGCGCCTCAGGTGTCGAAGCCCTCGACGTGGCCCTGGAGATGCTGCGCAAGGGCGACGTCGACGTCGTGCTCGCCGGCGGCACCGAGGCGGCCATCCATCCGTTGCCGATGGCGGCCTTCGCCTCGCTTCAGGCCCTCTCCAAGCGCAACGATGATCCTGCCGCGGCGTCGCGTCCCTATGACCGAGACCGCGACGGCTTCGTCATGGGAGAGGGCGCCGGAGCGCTTGTGGTCGAGACCGAGGAGCACGCCCAGGCCCGAGGAGCAAAGATCTATGCCGAGCTCGCCGGAGCCGCGGTCACCTCAGACGCGCACCACATCACTGCCCCGGACCCGGAGGCCCTTGGGGCCTCGCGGGCGCTGCGCCGGGCACTGGAGTCTGCCGGGGCTGAGCTGAGCGACGTGACGCATGTCAACGCCCACGCCACGTCGACGCCAGTCGGAGACAAGCCGGAGTACTACGCGCTGAAGTCAGTCTTCGGTGACCATCTCGAGAACATCTGCGTCTCCGCCACGAAGTCCCAGACCGGGCACCTGTTGGGTGCCGCCGGCGCCGTGGAATCGGTACTCACCGTAAAGGCACTGCGCGAACGGCGTGCTCCGGTGACCATCAACCTCGACCACCAGGACCCCGAGATGCCGCTGGACGTCGTCACCGGCACACCCCGCGAGCTCGGTGACAAGCAGCAGGTCGCGCTGTGCAATTCCTTCGGCTTCGGCGGACACAACGCCGTGGCTGCTTTCCGCACCTACTGA
- a CDS encoding acyl carrier protein, translating to MADKNEILAGLAEIVNEETGLEVEEVQSDKSFTEDLDIDSISMMTIVVNAEEKFDVKIPDEEVKNLTTVGDAVDFIANAQG from the coding sequence ATGGCTGACAAGAACGAGATCCTCGCAGGCCTCGCAGAGATCGTGAACGAAGAGACCGGCCTGGAGGTCGAGGAGGTCCAGTCGGACAAGTCCTTCACCGAGGACCTGGACATCGATTCGATCTCCATGATGACCATCGTGGTCAACGCCGAAGAGAAGTTCGATGTGAAGATCCCCGATGAAGAGGTCAAGAACCTCACCACCGTGGGCGACGCCGTCGACTTCATCGCCAACGCGCAGGGCTGA
- a CDS encoding beta-ketoacyl-ACP synthase III, whose protein sequence is MGLGAYRPELVIDNEQICQWIDSSDEWIQQRTGIKTRHRAPEHVSVVDMAEGAAREALEHAGISGEELGGVIVATVTHPFATPSAAADLAHRLGATPAAAFDISAACAGYCYGIGQADAMVRSGLSRYVLVVGVEKLSDFIDNHERTISFLLGDGAGAAIIGPSETPGISPSILGSNGEKWEAVAMDSTLLNFRDALARARETQDATELLNAENRYWPTLRQDGPTVFRWAVWEMAKVAQQALDAAGITADDLVAFVPHQANIRIIDEMVKQLKLPEHVMVGRDIVDAGNTSAASIPLAMHRLLKENPELSGGLALQIGFGAGLVYGTQVIRLP, encoded by the coding sequence ATGGGTCTGGGGGCTTACCGCCCCGAGCTCGTGATCGACAACGAGCAGATCTGCCAGTGGATCGATTCCTCCGACGAGTGGATCCAGCAGCGGACCGGCATCAAGACACGTCACCGCGCCCCGGAGCACGTCTCCGTGGTGGACATGGCCGAGGGTGCCGCCCGTGAGGCGCTGGAGCATGCCGGCATCTCCGGCGAGGAGCTGGGCGGGGTCATCGTGGCCACGGTCACCCATCCCTTCGCCACACCCTCCGCCGCGGCAGATCTCGCGCACCGCCTCGGCGCCACCCCCGCCGCGGCGTTCGACATCTCCGCCGCCTGTGCGGGGTACTGCTACGGGATCGGCCAGGCCGATGCCATGGTGCGCTCCGGTCTCTCCCGCTACGTCCTGGTAGTCGGGGTGGAGAAGCTCTCCGACTTCATCGACAACCACGAGCGCACGATCTCCTTCCTGCTGGGCGACGGCGCCGGCGCCGCCATCATCGGCCCCTCCGAGACCCCTGGCATCTCCCCCTCCATCCTCGGTTCCAACGGGGAGAAGTGGGAGGCCGTGGCCATGGACAGCACGCTGCTGAACTTCCGCGACGCGCTGGCGCGAGCCCGCGAGACCCAGGACGCCACCGAGCTGCTCAATGCAGAGAACCGCTACTGGCCCACGCTGCGTCAGGACGGACCCACGGTCTTCCGCTGGGCCGTCTGGGAGATGGCCAAGGTCGCCCAACAGGCCCTGGACGCCGCCGGCATCACAGCGGATGACCTCGTGGCCTTCGTGCCGCATCAGGCGAATATCCGGATCATCGACGAGATGGTCAAGCAGCTGAAGCTTCCCGAGCATGTGATGGTGGGACGCGACATCGTGGACGCCGGAAACACCTCCGCGGCCTCGATTCCGCTGGCCATGCATCGCCTGCTCAAGGAAAACCCAGAACTCTCCGGCGGTCTTGCTCTGCAGATCGGTTTCGGAGCCGGACTGGTCTACGGCACCCAGGTCATCAGACTGCCGTAA
- a CDS encoding ACP S-malonyltransferase, translating into MLAIVCPGQGSQTQGFLSEWLSDDASRAALKTYSEASETDLLTHGTESAEDTIRDTAVAQPLIVAASLLSARTLDLPALDRDRVLYAGHSVGEVPAAVLAGVLTEAQAMQLIKVRAQGMATAAAAAPTSMAAVIGGVEEEVRQAISDAGLTAANANGPGQIVAAGEAEKIAALESNPPSRARVIPLKVAGAFHTEFMAPAQQSLREEVSGFEVSDPRAPLLSNRDGAYLDSGTETLERLVEQVTRPVRWDLCMETTAAAGVTGVLELLPGGTLTGLAKRGLKGVQSLAVKTPADLPAAKEFITEHAG; encoded by the coding sequence GTGCTTGCGATCGTATGCCCCGGACAGGGCTCCCAGACCCAAGGCTTCCTCTCGGAATGGCTCAGTGACGACGCCTCCCGTGCGGCGCTGAAGACCTACTCCGAAGCCAGCGAAACCGACCTGCTCACCCACGGCACCGAGTCTGCAGAGGACACGATCCGCGACACCGCCGTGGCGCAGCCGCTGATCGTCGCGGCCTCACTGCTGAGCGCGCGCACCCTGGACCTTCCAGCACTGGACAGGGACCGGGTGCTCTACGCCGGGCATTCAGTGGGCGAGGTCCCGGCCGCAGTGCTCGCCGGAGTGCTCACCGAGGCGCAGGCGATGCAGCTGATCAAAGTGCGCGCCCAGGGCATGGCGACTGCCGCCGCCGCCGCGCCGACCTCGATGGCCGCTGTCATCGGCGGAGTCGAGGAGGAGGTCCGTCAGGCCATCTCCGACGCAGGCCTCACCGCTGCGAACGCCAACGGGCCCGGCCAGATCGTCGCTGCCGGGGAGGCCGAGAAGATCGCCGCACTCGAGTCGAATCCCCCGTCCCGCGCCCGGGTCATTCCGCTGAAGGTCGCCGGAGCCTTCCACACCGAGTTCATGGCCCCCGCTCAGCAGTCACTGCGCGAGGAGGTGTCCGGCTTCGAGGTCAGCGACCCCCGGGCGCCGCTGCTCTCCAACCGCGACGGGGCGTACCTGGACAGCGGAACCGAGACGCTCGAACGCCTGGTCGAACAGGTCACCCGTCCCGTGCGCTGGGACCTGTGCATGGAGACCACGGCCGCCGCAGGCGTCACCGGGGTGCTGGAGCTGCTGCCCGGGGGCACCCTGACGGGTCTCGCCAAGCGCGGCCTCAAGGGTGTGCAGTCGCTGGCAGTCAAGACCCCGGCTGACCTGCCCGCCGCGAAGGAATTCATCACCGAGCACGCCGGTTGA
- a CDS encoding PucR family transcriptional regulator, with protein MTASAATAPGPVPVSWEALEILRSDAGNLTNEVNGHLEETLTWYRHLSTDERASLRLIAQRGIGGLISWLENPSSRSMPLVNELLGSAPTDLMRTISLQRALQLIRSIVEAVEQRLPGLMPAQDQQLMLEAVLRYSREVAFTIADVYARAAESRGAWDSRLEALLVDAVLRGEPAEQIASRAAAVGWRSHEGVVVVVGEAPEQADAVFMSELRRQCIRFAADAVVGVQGDRLLLLLGRTNDLAEGLERILPRFGSGQVVYSSFAGSISQAHKSAQAAFTGFSASRAWTSAPRPVAAEDLLPERVLCGDETAKTVLRTTIFDLLASSGNGLLETVTAYLDAGHSLEATARELFVHTNTVRYRLRRVTDITGWDPVVPRDAYVLQTALAVGRL; from the coding sequence ATGACTGCATCAGCTGCGACGGCGCCGGGCCCCGTTCCGGTCTCCTGGGAGGCCCTGGAGATCCTGCGCTCCGACGCGGGAAATCTGACCAATGAGGTCAACGGTCATCTCGAGGAGACCCTGACCTGGTACCGCCACCTCAGCACCGACGAGCGCGCCTCGCTGCGACTCATCGCCCAGCGTGGCATCGGCGGACTCATCAGCTGGCTGGAGAACCCCTCCTCGCGCTCGATGCCACTGGTCAACGAGCTGCTCGGCAGCGCCCCCACAGACCTGATGCGCACCATCTCGCTGCAGCGCGCGCTGCAGCTGATCCGCAGCATCGTCGAGGCCGTGGAACAGCGTCTCCCCGGTCTCATGCCCGCACAGGACCAGCAGCTCATGCTCGAGGCGGTGCTGCGGTACTCCCGCGAGGTGGCGTTCACGATCGCCGACGTCTACGCCCGCGCGGCGGAGTCCCGGGGCGCCTGGGACTCCCGCCTGGAGGCCCTGCTCGTCGACGCGGTGCTGCGCGGAGAGCCGGCGGAGCAGATCGCCTCCCGCGCCGCCGCCGTCGGGTGGCGCAGCCACGAGGGGGTCGTCGTCGTCGTCGGGGAGGCACCGGAACAGGCGGATGCGGTCTTCATGTCCGAGCTCAGGCGCCAGTGCATCCGCTTTGCTGCCGATGCAGTGGTGGGCGTCCAGGGAGACCGGCTGCTGCTGCTGCTGGGACGGACCAATGACCTTGCGGAGGGTCTCGAACGGATCCTTCCCCGCTTCGGGTCCGGCCAGGTCGTGTACTCGAGCTTCGCGGGGTCGATCAGCCAGGCGCACAAGAGCGCGCAGGCGGCGTTCACCGGGTTCAGCGCCTCACGAGCGTGGACCTCCGCTCCGCGACCCGTGGCGGCCGAGGATCTGCTGCCCGAGCGGGTGCTCTGCGGGGACGAGACCGCGAAGACGGTGCTCAGGACCACCATCTTCGACCTCTTGGCATCCTCGGGAAATGGTCTGCTCGAGACGGTGACCGCTTATCTGGATGCCGGACACTCCCTGGAGGCCACGGCGCGCGAACTCTTCGTCCACACGAACACGGTGCGGTACCGGCTTCGCAGAGTCACCGACATCACCGGATGGGATCCTGTGGTGCCCAGGGACGCCTACGTGCTGCAGACCGCGCTGGCCGTCGGGCGTCTGTAG